The DNA segment TCTGGCCGGTCGGACGAGATCGACTTCAAGATATTCGGCTCCGACATCCAGTTCGTGGAGGTGGAGCTGGACCCAGGCGAGAGTGCTGTCGCGGAGGCCGGGGCCATGGTCTACAAGGACCCATCGGTCCAGATGAACACCGTGTTCGGCGACGGCTCCGGCGCGCAGGGCGGCGGCTTCATGGACAAGCTGCTGGGGGCGGGAAAGCGTCTGGTCACAGGCGAAAGCCTGTTCACCACTGTCTTCACCCACACCGGTCGGGGCAAGGCCAAGGTGGCCTTCGGCGCGCCCTATCCCGGCACCATCCTGGCCCTGCGCCTGTCCGACCTCGGCGGGCGGCTGATCTGCCAGAAGGACAGCTTCCTCGCCGCGGCCAAAGGCGTGTCAATCGGCGTGCACTTCCAGCGCCGGGTCATGACCGGCCTGTTCGGCGGGGAGGGGTTCATCATGCAGAACCTCACCGGCGACGGCTGGGTTTTCGCCCATGTCGGCGGCACTGTGGTGGAGCGCCAGCTCGCACCGGGGGAGGAGTTGCACATCGACACCGGCTGCGTCGCGGCCTTCACGCCCGATGTGGATTTCGATCTGGTCCAGGTCGGCGGGGTGAAGTCCGTCCTGTTCGGCGGGGAGGGGCTGTTCTTCGCCACGCTGCGCGGTCCCGGCCGTGTCTGGATACAATCCATGCCCTTCAGCCGTCTGGCGGGCCGCATGCTCTCCGCCGCCATGCCCGGCGGCAGCAAGGGGGAGGGCAGCGCACTCGGCCCCCTGGGCGACATCGTGATGGGGAACAGATAAGGGTGGCAATCGGGGAAGCCGGTCGCCCCGGCTCCCTCGTAGCGCTCAGCCCTGCATCTCGACGAGGTCTTCGCCGTTCCAGATGTAATAGCGCGGATTGGCCTTGGCACCGGCCGGCATCTCGTGCGGCGGGTTGGCCACGAACAGACGGCTGTCCTGCTGGAAGCTGGCGCCATGG comes from the Indioceanicola profundi genome and includes:
- a CDS encoding TIGR00266 family protein; this encodes MSQWFFHTGAEQVGPLEAQAATDYARIHPDAFCWRQGMPEWLPVKAVAELSGQTSPWAGLATPPPPRAGVTSGRSDEIDFKIFGSDIQFVEVELDPGESAVAEAGAMVYKDPSVQMNTVFGDGSGAQGGGFMDKLLGAGKRLVTGESLFTTVFTHTGRGKAKVAFGAPYPGTILALRLSDLGGRLICQKDSFLAAAKGVSIGVHFQRRVMTGLFGGEGFIMQNLTGDGWVFAHVGGTVVERQLAPGEELHIDTGCVAAFTPDVDFDLVQVGGVKSVLFGGEGLFFATLRGPGRVWIQSMPFSRLAGRMLSAAMPGGSKGEGSALGPLGDIVMGNR